A genomic segment from uncultured Marinifilum sp. encodes:
- the nrfA gene encoding ammonia-forming cytochrome c nitrite reductase, with product MKPIQESIGKKPMLGWAIFLITLVVVFLLGLLASSIMERRAESVYAYTPEVKYDQWEPRNEVWGENFPREFQSYYQTADTSFYSRYNGGGMIDMLEVDPRLVVLWAGYGFSKDYNQGRGHYYAIEDLRNTLRTGAPTNDNDGPMPSTCWTCKGPDVPRLMNEIGVGEYYKGKWAGKGHEVVNPIGCADCHDAETMNLRISRPALIEAFERQGKDINKATHQEMRSLVCAQCHVEYYFNKKTVKGANYLTFPWDKGMDVEAMEEYYDEMEFKDWTHKLSKAPMLKAQHPGYEVYMKGIHADRGVSCADCHMPYKSEGGQKFTDHHIQSPLNNVANSCQVCHREETEKLIKNVYTRQDQIIENRDKLEELIVRAHVEAAKAWELGANEEEMKSVLMAIRHAQWRWDYAAASHGGSFHAPTEIGRVISTGLVRAQDARLELARIFAKYGFNEELPYPDIATKEKAQKFIGLDVEKLKKEKEEFKKNILPKWDKKAKEREATYQVKM from the coding sequence ATGAAACCAATACAAGAATCTATAGGCAAAAAACCAATGTTGGGGTGGGCTATCTTCCTTATTACCTTGGTGGTTGTTTTTCTGCTTGGCTTGTTAGCTTCATCGATTATGGAGCGCCGCGCAGAGTCGGTATACGCATACACTCCGGAGGTAAAATATGACCAATGGGAGCCGCGTAACGAAGTTTGGGGAGAAAATTTCCCAAGAGAATTTCAATCTTATTATCAAACTGCTGATACTTCTTTTTATAGCAGGTATAATGGTGGTGGAATGATTGATATGTTAGAGGTTGATCCTCGTTTGGTTGTACTTTGGGCTGGTTATGGTTTTTCCAAAGATTACAATCAGGGACGTGGGCACTACTATGCAATAGAAGATTTAAGAAATACATTAAGAACCGGAGCTCCAACAAATGACAATGACGGACCAATGCCATCAACTTGTTGGACATGTAAAGGTCCTGATGTACCTCGTTTGATGAATGAAATTGGAGTAGGTGAGTACTACAAAGGTAAATGGGCAGGAAAAGGTCACGAAGTTGTGAATCCTATTGGATGTGCCGATTGTCACGATGCTGAAACTATGAATTTGCGAATTTCTCGACCGGCTTTAATCGAAGCCTTCGAACGTCAGGGAAAAGATATTAATAAAGCAACTCATCAGGAAATGCGTTCATTGGTATGTGCTCAATGTCATGTTGAGTATTACTTCAACAAAAAAACTGTTAAAGGTGCTAATTACTTAACTTTCCCATGGGATAAAGGTATGGACGTTGAGGCAATGGAAGAGTACTACGATGAAATGGAGTTTAAAGATTGGACTCATAAATTAAGTAAAGCTCCTATGTTGAAAGCTCAGCATCCTGGTTACGAGGTTTATATGAAAGGTATTCATGCCGATCGTGGTGTTTCTTGTGCCGATTGCCATATGCCATACAAATCGGAAGGTGGACAGAAATTTACCGATCACCATATTCAATCGCCTTTAAATAATGTGGCTAACTCTTGTCAGGTTTGTCACCGTGAGGAAACTGAGAAGTTAATTAAGAACGTTTATACTCGTCAGGATCAGATTATTGAAAACCGAGATAAGCTGGAAGAACTTATTGTTCGTGCTCATGTTGAGGCTGCAAAAGCTTGGGAATTAGGTGCTAATGAAGAAGAGATGAAGTCGGTATTAATGGCAATTCGTCATGCTCAATGGCGTTGGGATTATGCAGCTGCTTCTCATGGTGGATCATTCCATGCTCCAACCGAAATTGGACGAGTTATTTCAACAGGTTTGGTACGTGCGCAGGATGCAAGACTTGAGTTAGCAAGAATTTTTGCGAAATATGGTTTTAACGAAGAACTTCCTTATCCGGATATTGCAACCAAAGAAAAAGCTCAAAAATTTATTGGTCTTGATGTTGAGAAATTGAAGAAAGAAAAAGAAGAGTTTAAGAAAAATATTCTTCCAAAGTGGGATAAGAAAGCCAAAGAACGTGAAGCTACTTATCAGGTAAAAATGTAA
- the nrfH gene encoding cytochrome c nitrite reductase small subunit produces MRKLFKLLTPPPKWKFPVYVALGIFFGLGFYVLYLSKAASYLSDAPETCVNCHVMAPQYATWGHSSHREVATCNDCHVPHNNVFNKYYFKAKDGLRHASMFALRMEPEVIFILEEGKEVVHNNCVRCHSQQLTDPKLASRVPNHAHSTQDRVCWECHREVPHGRVNSLSSVPNARVPLPESPVPEWLQEYMKESKVENE; encoded by the coding sequence ATGAGAAAACTATTCAAATTATTAACACCACCTCCTAAATGGAAATTTCCGGTTTATGTAGCTCTTGGGATTTTCTTTGGATTGGGTTTTTACGTGCTTTATTTATCTAAAGCAGCGTCTTACCTTTCCGATGCTCCTGAAACCTGTGTAAATTGCCATGTTATGGCTCCTCAGTATGCTACCTGGGGGCATAGTTCGCATCGCGAAGTTGCGACATGTAACGATTGCCATGTTCCGCACAATAACGTCTTCAATAAATATTATTTTAAGGCTAAAGACGGATTGCGTCATGCCAGTATGTTTGCGTTAAGAATGGAGCCTGAGGTAATCTTCATTCTAGAGGAAGGCAAAGAGGTAGTTCATAATAACTGCGTCCGTTGCCATAGTCAGCAATTAACAGACCCAAAACTGGCATCAAGAGTGCCAAATCATGCTCATAGTACTCAGGATAGAGTATGCTGGGAGTGCCATAGAGAAGTTCCTCATGGTAGAGTTAACAGTTTATCGAGCGTTCCAAACGCAAGAGTTCCTCTTCCCGAAAGTCCTGTACCAGAGTGGCTGCAAGAATACATGAAAGAATCTAAAGTAGAAAACGAATAA